The following proteins come from a genomic window of Candidatus Methanomethylophilaceae archaeon:
- a CDS encoding MBL fold metallo-hydrolase → MIIKAVKFRKDGFYTQPFVMGGESQESFDPNIRYRGSLQNYLIDTGEEVILVDTGIPAGTPEEVPDEKSALFTGKDICSYMDAFKALGYRPEQVTRILLTHKHNDHSGELRSFPNAKIYVSREEVGSPELRGIPNIIPVDFTDGAYYNFPECQKIIEGIYYIKAKGHTDGNSLIIAENDGLFYMFEGDITYVDEALYENRLSAVFEDLQAARETLDRVREFVGAHPTVYMGTHTPQGYENLESKRVIDLGNPVETVLAEVDFSEKKGSGKYVCSVCGHVYDPAENGGIAFEDLPDNWRCPRCGQPKSKFNKT, encoded by the coding sequence ATGATAATCAAAGCAGTGAAATTCAGAAAGGACGGGTTCTACACACAGCCATTCGTGATGGGCGGAGAATCACAGGAATCCTTCGACCCCAACATAAGATATCGCGGAAGCCTACAGAACTATCTTATCGACACGGGCGAGGAAGTCATTCTGGTAGATACCGGGATTCCTGCCGGAACTCCCGAAGAAGTGCCTGACGAGAAAAGCGCCCTCTTCACGGGGAAGGACATCTGCAGCTATATGGATGCATTCAAAGCTCTGGGATACAGGCCGGAGCAGGTGACCAGGATATTGCTTACGCATAAGCATAACGATCATTCCGGAGAGCTCCGTTCGTTCCCTAATGCGAAGATCTATGTAAGCAGGGAAGAGGTCGGTTCGCCGGAGCTCCGTGGCATACCGAATATCATACCCGTGGATTTCACCGATGGAGCCTATTACAACTTCCCCGAATGCCAGAAGATCATTGAGGGCATATACTACATCAAGGCGAAAGGACACACCGACGGCAACAGCCTGATAATCGCCGAGAATGACGGTCTGTTCTACATGTTCGAAGGCGACATAACATACGTCGACGAAGCATTGTATGAGAACAGGCTCTCGGCAGTGTTCGAGGACCTTCAGGCAGCCAGAGAGACTCTGGACAGGGTGCGCGAGTTCGTCGGCGCCCATCCGACGGTATACATGGGAACGCACACCCCTCAGGGATATGAGAATCTGGAGTCCAAACGCGTCATTGATCTTGGCAATCCCGTCGAGACTGTTCTGGCCGAGGTCGATTTCTCTGAGAAGAAAGGCTCAGGGAAATACGTATGCTCTGTGTGCGGACATGTCTACGACCCTGCGGAGAACGGCGGCATAGCCTTCGAAGATCTTCCGGATAACTGGAGATGCCCCCGCTGCGGCCAGCCCAAAAGCAAGTTCAATAAAACCTGA
- a CDS encoding ABC transporter substrate-binding protein codes for MRAIAKPVYNSSEMAKASADITCGFVAGLLSFFLRSIGRFLFEVFRRVGTTVAMVGASGMVKGFISDMAEGGNYGFLGFKGENLGSGSEPDYELIKSLNTRYSSTGGVTLIADATGAAANLEEKVGSGIDVVRVPVTEMGKSENGVVTLGYLLAYKNANHDQIIKKLDSWIEWNDSAKAKIEAAVAKIPESDKKSCIIAMWNASAASATVNVRAHNASENVYTNECGGKNLVTDSGGSYAMSDFNEYILTVDLDITFIMQQEVYLLKNKISAQTTYDGFMSQLTKNYAGKVGMFSQFFGTGPGYILSMMYYAQALVPELKGAFDLQKEYEFFMGELVGNKELAKLTAFVEMN; via the coding sequence ATGCGCGCCATCGCGAAGCCAGTTTACAATTCTTCCGAAATGGCGAAGGCTTCTGCAGATATAACATGCGGTTTCGTCGCAGGGCTTCTATCATTTTTTCTGAGGAGCATCGGCCGTTTTCTGTTCGAGGTCTTCCGCAGGGTAGGGACCACTGTTGCCATGGTCGGGGCCTCCGGCATGGTGAAGGGTTTCATCAGCGACATGGCCGAAGGCGGGAACTATGGGTTCCTCGGATTCAAAGGCGAGAACCTCGGGTCTGGAAGCGAGCCCGACTACGAACTCATCAAGAGCCTGAACACCAGATACAGCTCGACCGGAGGCGTAACCCTCATCGCAGATGCGACCGGGGCCGCCGCAAACCTCGAGGAAAAGGTGGGCTCTGGGATCGACGTCGTCCGCGTGCCTGTGACCGAGATGGGAAAGTCCGAGAACGGTGTCGTCACCCTCGGGTATCTCTTGGCATACAAGAACGCCAACCACGACCAGATCATAAAGAAGCTGGATTCCTGGATCGAATGGAACGACTCCGCGAAGGCGAAGATCGAGGCGGCCGTCGCGAAGATTCCCGAGTCCGACAAGAAGAGCTGCATCATCGCGATGTGGAATGCGTCGGCTGCGTCCGCCACGGTGAATGTCCGCGCACATAACGCTTCCGAGAACGTTTATACCAATGAGTGCGGAGGAAAGAATCTTGTCACCGACAGCGGCGGAAGCTACGCCATGAGCGACTTCAACGAGTACATCCTGACTGTGGATTTGGACATCACGTTCATCATGCAGCAGGAAGTCTATCTGCTGAAGAATAAGATCTCCGCTCAGACAACCTACGACGGGTTCATGTCCCAGCTCACCAAGAACTATGCCGGCAAGGTCGGGATGTTCAGCCAGTTCTTCGGGACCGGCCCCGGGTACATCCTGTCGATGATGTACTACGCCCAGGCGCTCGTACCCGAGCTGAAGGGAGCTTTCGATCTCCAGAAGGAGTACGAATTCTTCATGGGAGAGCTTGTCGGCAACAAGGAGCTGGCGAAGCTCACGGCGTTCGTCGAGATGAACTGA
- the dinB gene encoding DNA polymerase IV translates to MDRIIIHVDMDCYFASVEMRDDPSLKNRPVAVLSPADQIQVVGTCNYPARELGLHSGISLAEAKRICPSAVFINGDMKKYRAVTEELHRLWSEYTDVMEPVMLDEAYLDVTDTAQDLNEARRFAHEIQRRILEEMGMGCSVGLGYNMVSAKTGSEEMKPNGYFEIFSPQEFVELMENRDISEVNSIGPRTSEKLLSAGIRTVRDVRENRTEVANILGPKARRIIDLADGIDERTVTPRSPEDAKSISRSLTFLKDIDDYWLLSDVTFLICVDIGNILEKHGKLGNGVGVQGAYSDRSQFVSNRNIKMCRDPIELHETAMSIFDGMPFHPVRRMGVSVLNLTRPDPRQTTLDALMGAVEQNDALDERLEHIRKRYKMESLTRDAVDRDSIRSIAEHMRTHRGRRRLSPEQ, encoded by the coding sequence ATGGACCGGATCATCATCCACGTTGACATGGACTGCTACTTCGCATCGGTGGAGATGAGGGACGACCCCTCTCTGAAGAACAGACCGGTAGCAGTGCTCTCCCCGGCGGACCAGATCCAGGTCGTCGGAACGTGCAATTATCCTGCCAGAGAATTGGGGCTGCATTCCGGCATATCCCTCGCGGAAGCCAAGCGCATCTGCCCCTCCGCAGTGTTCATAAACGGCGACATGAAGAAGTACCGCGCGGTCACGGAAGAGCTACACAGACTGTGGTCCGAATACACGGACGTCATGGAGCCTGTAATGCTGGACGAAGCCTATCTCGATGTCACCGACACCGCCCAAGACCTGAACGAGGCCAGACGTTTCGCCCATGAGATTCAGAGGCGCATCCTGGAGGAGATGGGCATGGGGTGCTCCGTCGGGCTCGGATACAACATGGTCTCCGCCAAGACCGGCAGCGAGGAGATGAAACCCAACGGGTACTTCGAGATCTTTTCTCCGCAGGAGTTCGTGGAGCTCATGGAGAATCGCGATATCAGCGAGGTCAACTCCATCGGACCCAGAACGTCGGAGAAGCTTCTGTCCGCCGGGATCAGAACCGTAAGGGACGTCCGCGAAAACAGGACGGAAGTGGCCAACATCCTCGGGCCCAAAGCGCGGAGAATCATAGATCTGGCGGACGGCATAGACGAGAGAACCGTCACCCCGCGCAGCCCGGAGGACGCCAAGTCCATCAGCAGGAGCCTGACATTCCTCAAAGACATCGATGACTATTGGCTCCTGTCCGACGTGACATTTCTCATATGCGTCGACATAGGGAACATCCTGGAAAAGCATGGCAAGCTGGGGAACGGAGTGGGGGTCCAGGGAGCTTACAGCGACAGGTCCCAATTCGTATCCAACAGGAACATTAAGATGTGCAGGGACCCGATAGAGCTGCATGAGACTGCCATGTCCATCTTCGACGGGATGCCTTTCCACCCCGTAAGGCGCATGGGAGTGAGCGTATTGAACCTGACCAGGCCGGATCCCAGACAGACCACGCTGGACGCTCTGATGGGCGCTGTGGAGCAGAACGATGCTCTGGATGAAAGGCTGGAGCACATCAGGAAAAGATACAAAATGGAATCGCTGACAAGAGACGCCGTGGACAGGGACAGCATTCGCTCCATCGCGGAGCATATGAGAACGCATAGGGGAAGGCGCCGACTGTCTCCTGAACAATGA
- a CDS encoding ADP-ribosylglycohydrolase family protein, with protein sequence MDRKGARAWEMARKIFEESQPNVRPSEEQTWGMYIDVGAFHDQSISLDWGSNVPGSGAPESIMVAAVQSLENRGYLVSDDGYRYLAEGLEAYSKRDFRRLHMMSALLRRELAAAKKNPESGYWKYRCYSTLDDYLGSVEFPEAVPVDAKSKSFREKEYAGWLSQLIGGAMGTMVEGYPSGKLLDAFGEVYDFLTEPNTYNDDTTYELAFLEAFQEKGYDVTPEDIALSWVGLIPGGWSAEEIAIRNIKNGILPPESGTYRNPFCEWIGAQMRGGICGMVAPGDPRTAAILAWKDASVSHANNGIFGEVFVSVMTSLSFVETDVEKIVRTAIDMIPADCEYRSVVEFAWGCSHKHRNWRDALSECEDRYNEYNWIHAYPNACCLVIAACYGKGDFAETLHIATMCGLDADCNAGALMPVIGISRGPDSIPERYMRPAFEKLTTYMRGDFSEIPMDRLVDMTVDATAQAGKRKNTRIDDR encoded by the coding sequence ATGGACAGGAAAGGGGCCAGAGCTTGGGAGATGGCCAGAAAAATCTTCGAGGAGTCGCAGCCGAACGTCCGCCCTTCCGAGGAGCAGACCTGGGGGATGTACATCGACGTGGGCGCATTCCACGACCAGAGCATATCTCTGGATTGGGGGAGCAATGTCCCCGGGAGCGGCGCCCCCGAGAGCATCATGGTCGCCGCGGTACAGTCGCTCGAGAACCGCGGATACCTTGTGTCCGACGACGGGTACCGCTATCTCGCCGAAGGCCTGGAAGCGTATTCTAAAAGGGACTTCCGCAGGCTCCACATGATGTCCGCATTGCTCCGCCGCGAACTCGCCGCAGCAAAGAAAAATCCAGAATCCGGCTACTGGAAATATCGCTGCTACTCGACCCTGGATGATTATCTCGGATCCGTAGAATTCCCGGAAGCAGTCCCGGTGGATGCCAAGAGCAAGTCCTTCCGCGAGAAGGAATACGCGGGATGGCTGAGCCAGCTTATCGGCGGGGCGATGGGCACGATGGTCGAAGGCTATCCCAGCGGGAAACTGCTGGATGCGTTCGGAGAAGTCTACGATTTCCTGACGGAGCCCAACACCTACAACGACGACACGACCTACGAGCTGGCGTTCCTGGAAGCGTTCCAAGAGAAAGGATACGACGTCACACCTGAGGACATCGCGCTGTCCTGGGTCGGGCTCATACCAGGCGGATGGTCCGCCGAGGAGATTGCGATCAGGAACATAAAGAACGGCATATTGCCGCCGGAAAGCGGGACCTATAGGAACCCCTTCTGCGAGTGGATAGGAGCGCAGATGCGCGGCGGCATATGCGGCATGGTGGCGCCCGGAGACCCCCGCACGGCAGCAATACTGGCGTGGAAGGACGCCTCGGTGTCGCATGCCAACAACGGTATCTTCGGAGAGGTGTTCGTCTCCGTGATGACGTCGCTGAGCTTCGTCGAGACCGACGTCGAGAAGATCGTGAGGACGGCGATCGACATGATCCCCGCAGACTGCGAGTACCGCTCGGTCGTCGAGTTCGCATGGGGCTGCAGCCATAAGCACAGGAACTGGCGCGATGCACTTTCCGAATGCGAAGACAGGTACAATGAGTACAACTGGATCCACGCTTATCCGAACGCATGCTGCCTGGTCATCGCCGCATGCTACGGCAAAGGGGACTTCGCCGAGACGCTCCATATAGCAACCATGTGCGGCCTGGACGCGGACTGCAACGCCGGCGCCCTGATGCCAGTCATTGGAATCTCGAGAGGTCCGGACTCCATCCCGGAAAGATACATGCGCCCAGCCTTCGAGAAGCTCACCACTTACATGCGCGGGGATTTCTCGGAGATTCCGATGGATCGCCTCGTCGACATGACGGTGGATGCGACAGCTCAGGCCGGAAAGAGAAAGAACACACGGATCGATGACAGATGA